In Silvanigrella paludirubra, one DNA window encodes the following:
- a CDS encoding ABC transporter substrate-binding protein, whose amino-acid sequence MYLYKNYIFKIILYFVFFILTKNAYSGERDIFIVESYSQEYKWDQDYVKEIKKYLGLDYKIQIFQMNTKILPKDQHEKVAQFAFEKILKVKPILVILGDDAALKYLGTKLEEKKIKTVYLGINNNPQEYFNQNPNYITGVLERPLIQSAGEYIKELIPKAKKVLILFDNDVTSNIIQKEFLRKESYILKSEIKFDFKIVSTYLDWQENIIKAEHNYDAIIVGLFSSLIDSNKKNVDTEDVIHWSSENSKIPVFGFWDFSIGKEKAIGGLVTTAKSQGKAAAELSFKILSNKNLLPRTYNPINLQEGIFIFSKSELKKKNLILPPEIEKQSNLID is encoded by the coding sequence ATGTATCTATATAAAAATTATATATTTAAAATAATTTTATATTTTGTTTTTTTTATTTTAACCAAAAATGCTTATTCCGGAGAAAGAGATATTTTTATTGTTGAAAGCTACAGCCAGGAATATAAATGGGATCAAGACTATGTTAAAGAGATAAAAAAATATTTAGGTTTAGATTATAAAATTCAGATTTTTCAAATGAACACAAAAATTCTACCAAAAGATCAACATGAAAAAGTAGCTCAGTTTGCTTTTGAAAAAATATTAAAAGTAAAACCCATTTTGGTAATATTAGGAGACGATGCAGCCTTAAAATATTTGGGAACAAAATTAGAAGAAAAAAAAATAAAAACAGTTTATCTTGGAATAAATAATAATCCACAAGAATATTTTAATCAAAACCCAAATTATATAACAGGTGTTTTAGAACGTCCTTTAATACAATCAGCTGGAGAATATATTAAAGAATTAATTCCAAAAGCAAAAAAAGTTCTCATTTTATTTGATAATGATGTCACTTCAAATATAATTCAAAAAGAATTTTTGAGAAAAGAATCTTATATTTTAAAATCAGAAATAAAATTTGATTTTAAAATTGTATCTACATATTTAGATTGGCAAGAAAATATAATAAAAGCAGAACATAATTATGACGCTATTATTGTTGGTCTATTTTCTTCTTTAATAGACTCTAATAAAAAAAATGTTGATACAGAAGACGTGATTCATTGGTCGTCAGAAAATTCAAAAATCCCTGTTTTTGGTTTTTGGGACTTTAGTATAGGAAAAGAAAAAGCGATTGGAGGGCTCGTAACGACTGCAAAATCTCAAGGAAAAGCGGCTGCTGAGTTATCCTTTAAAATTCTTTCAAATAAAAACTTATTGCCAAGAACTTATAATCCAATTAATTTGCAAGAAGGCATTTTTATATTCAGTAAATCAGAATTAAAAAAGAAAAATCTAATTCTTCCACCTGAAATAGAAAAACAATCAAACTTGATTGATTAA
- a CDS encoding tetratricopeptide repeat protein, with protein sequence MKHLKEAKLLLEQGDSAGALEIVENLLSLSPRNTEALKIKAFVLDSWGRFDESLALLHALGKLSSSEEEPYAELDKRIDEDRESLIYSRLTPEGRWYFQFSPMQMFISLIGLMGCFLFLITSPSFFDNSSAPITSGLLISFLTLVVIPWVLLLILNMQGIKKILVGLTGIHVFYGLKKIVYTWDQMGSVVIEYDTNLNEDYLRLIVYSKTTREPLFNFDISKSKSVIRARRHFVRLILSYIDTVSYVPRGKATDYDKKNNDTKNEPAA encoded by the coding sequence ATGAAACATTTAAAAGAAGCAAAATTATTATTAGAGCAAGGGGATTCAGCGGGGGCGCTGGAAATTGTAGAAAATCTTCTTTCCCTATCCCCAAGAAATACGGAAGCATTAAAAATTAAAGCATTTGTTTTGGATTCTTGGGGGCGCTTTGATGAGTCACTAGCTCTTTTACATGCTTTAGGCAAATTATCTTCGTCTGAAGAAGAGCCTTATGCTGAACTGGACAAAAGAATTGATGAAGATAGAGAGTCTCTCATTTATAGCCGCCTGACCCCAGAAGGAAGGTGGTATTTTCAATTTTCTCCTATGCAAATGTTTATTTCATTAATTGGACTTATGGGCTGTTTTCTTTTTTTAATAACAAGTCCGAGCTTTTTTGATAATTCTTCTGCTCCTATAACTTCAGGATTATTGATTTCATTTTTAACTTTAGTTGTTATTCCATGGGTTCTTTTACTTATTTTAAATATGCAAGGAATTAAAAAAATATTAGTTGGATTAACAGGAATTCATGTTTTTTACGGCTTAAAAAAGATTGTATATACATGGGATCAAATGGGATCTGTTGTTATTGAATATGATACAAATTTAAATGAAGATTATCTGCGTTTAATTGTTTATTCAAAGACTACACGCGAGCCACTTTTTAATTTTGATATTTCTAAATCAAAAAGTGTTATTCGGGCAAGAAGGCATTTTGTTCGTTTGATTTTGAGTTATATTGATACTGTTAGTTATGTCCCAAGAGGAAAAGCTACTGATTACGATAAAAAAAATAATGATACAAAAAATGAGCCTGCAGCTTAA
- the lnt gene encoding apolipoprotein N-acyltransferase, protein MVTIKSRILKYIGFILSGILVSMGFPGYQFPTLGYGIVLPFSLIPLFIAIETLPKIHAIHSNLKEHYTSFSPNQRAFQTFIAFWIFGFVIQIFAFFWISKPIIYFSSLKPYIAYPMYVGISILTSLYFPFIFSPIIFKTWYSTRHPNKKFPLAALAMCVVLLEIAAPRFFNWTFGSLMHSEIYISQIASIFGFNIISFFIIFTSLSLAKSIVEFSKNKGSLFVTILINLFLWGIIFTFGYYRLQFADTIIQNSKTTRVAYVQPNFTFNSIASMTLPSEDSQRQNLTRLIEMSYEAIHKALNADGRKPDLLVWPESATQSFFMLDERDLKAVKILTAATQVPILIQATKWNLSDIQTMGIEKAPVWSASFLIRPDGSKSKDYEKWIPMPFGESFPLESYFPILGETYRKVFENASKLEIGKSYDALAYTEKEFVAPLICFDSINPELPRLEATKGKASIFVNQANFVWMVNSNAGLEFSILNQFRTIENSRGLVMVSNTGPTMAFDPYGRTIMQPTKLLTQSTGYIDVPLSNETTIYSMFSNWPLIILGLLSTLWLFISMKKNTNEHKR, encoded by the coding sequence ATGGTAACAATTAAATCAAGAATTCTAAAGTATATTGGTTTTATTTTAAGTGGGATTCTCGTTTCAATGGGATTTCCCGGCTATCAATTTCCAACCCTTGGATATGGAATTGTTCTCCCTTTTTCACTTATTCCTTTATTTATTGCAATAGAAACATTGCCAAAAATTCATGCAATACATTCTAATTTAAAGGAACATTATACCTCGTTTTCACCAAATCAAAGAGCATTCCAAACTTTTATTGCATTTTGGATTTTTGGTTTTGTCATTCAAATTTTTGCATTTTTCTGGATATCAAAACCCATAATTTATTTTAGCTCTCTCAAACCATATATAGCTTATCCCATGTATGTTGGAATTAGCATTTTAACTTCACTTTATTTTCCATTTATTTTTTCTCCTATAATTTTTAAAACATGGTACTCGACAAGACATCCTAATAAAAAATTCCCTTTAGCTGCGTTAGCTATGTGTGTCGTACTTCTTGAAATTGCTGCTCCACGTTTTTTTAATTGGACTTTTGGAAGCTTAATGCATTCCGAAATTTATATAAGTCAAATTGCAAGTATATTTGGGTTTAATATTATTTCCTTTTTTATCATTTTTACGAGTTTATCATTAGCAAAATCAATTGTTGAATTTTCAAAAAACAAGGGTTCGCTGTTTGTCACAATTTTAATTAATTTATTTTTGTGGGGAATTATTTTTACATTTGGATATTATAGGCTTCAGTTTGCAGATACAATTATTCAAAATTCAAAGACAACACGTGTTGCCTATGTACAACCAAACTTTACATTTAATTCTATTGCCTCAATGACCTTGCCATCAGAAGATTCGCAGCGACAAAATTTAACCCGCCTCATTGAAATGAGCTATGAAGCAATTCACAAAGCACTGAATGCTGATGGTAGAAAACCAGACCTACTTGTTTGGCCTGAAAGCGCGACACAAAGCTTTTTTATGCTAGATGAACGTGATTTAAAAGCCGTAAAAATACTTACAGCTGCAACTCAAGTTCCCATTCTTATCCAAGCAACAAAATGGAATTTGAGTGATATTCAAACTATGGGAATTGAAAAAGCCCCTGTATGGTCAGCTTCATTTTTAATTCGTCCTGACGGATCAAAGAGCAAAGATTATGAAAAATGGATTCCGATGCCCTTTGGTGAAAGCTTCCCACTAGAATCTTATTTTCCTATTTTAGGAGAAACCTATCGCAAAGTATTTGAAAATGCGAGCAAGCTTGAAATTGGAAAAAGTTATGATGCACTTGCCTATACAGAAAAAGAATTTGTTGCTCCATTAATATGTTTTGACTCCATTAATCCTGAATTACCTAGACTTGAAGCCACAAAAGGCAAAGCAAGTATTTTTGTGAATCAAGCAAACTTTGTTTGGATGGTGAATAGCAATGCTGGTCTTGAATTTAGTATTTTAAATCAGTTTAGAACGATTGAAAATTCCCGTGGTCTTGTTATGGTATCAAATACGGGTCCAACGATGGCTTTTGATCCTTATGGCAGAACAATAATGCAACCAACAAAGTTATTAACACAATCAACCGGATATATTGATGTTCCTTTATCTAATGAAACAACAATTTATTCTATGTTTTCTAATTGGCCTTTGATTATTTTAGGCTTATTATCGACATTATGGTTATTTATTTCTATGAAAAAAAACACGAATGAGCATAAACGATAA
- a CDS encoding TerC family protein — protein sequence MSELNTTHLLIIIQLVILEGLLSFDNALALAALVRKKLKDPLQRKRALVWGLWGAYVFRVGIIFIGVWLMQFEWVKALAGIYLVYLAIHELFFHKKSAVDESDSSNAVIGASLLVSTRTFVMVILQVELMDIMFSVDSIAVALAISDVKWVLITGAVLGVLLMRVAAQYFVSLIEKFPILEKTAFVLVGIAGLNVILKLKDLNLGFTTLTIDKAMHEELFLGLMLGILAGAMVLNKLFPHKFKS from the coding sequence TTGAGCGAATTAAACACAACGCATCTGCTTATTATTATACAGTTAGTTATTCTGGAAGGCTTATTGAGTTTTGACAATGCCCTTGCTTTAGCCGCATTAGTTCGAAAAAAATTAAAAGACCCTTTGCAAAGAAAACGAGCATTAGTTTGGGGGCTTTGGGGAGCTTATGTTTTTAGGGTAGGAATTATTTTTATTGGTGTATGGTTAATGCAATTTGAATGGGTAAAAGCATTAGCTGGTATTTATTTGGTGTATTTGGCAATTCATGAACTCTTTTTCCATAAAAAGAGTGCTGTTGATGAATCGGACTCTTCAAATGCGGTAATAGGTGCATCTTTACTTGTTAGTACAAGAACCTTTGTTATGGTTATTCTTCAAGTTGAATTAATGGATATTATGTTCTCTGTCGACTCCATTGCGGTTGCCTTAGCTATATCCGATGTAAAATGGGTACTTATTACAGGTGCCGTATTAGGTGTATTACTAATGAGAGTTGCGGCTCAATATTTTGTTTCGCTCATTGAAAAATTTCCAATTCTAGAAAAAACAGCATTTGTTCTTGTTGGTATTGCAGGATTAAATGTCATTTTAAAATTAAAAGATTTAAACCTTGGATTTACAACACTCACCATTGATAAAGCAATGCATGAAGAACTTTTTCTTGGTTTAATGCTTGGAATACTAGCTGGAGCTATGGTTTTAAATAAACTATTTCCTCATAAATTTAAGTCTTAA
- the rplI gene encoding 50S ribosomal protein L9: MLVLLQANVPNLGHIGDLVKVKSGYARNYLFPRELAVLADERNKKLLEHQRRQAEAKKQKDLSIAQELANTISALSLTIQKPVGEEDKIFGTVTTQELADAFRAAGHDIDRRMITIIDEIKLVGVYKGSVKLHPEVSAQFNIWVVAQN; encoded by the coding sequence ATGCTCGTACTTTTGCAAGCAAATGTACCAAACTTAGGTCACATTGGCGACCTTGTTAAAGTGAAGTCTGGATACGCTAGAAATTATCTTTTTCCACGTGAATTAGCTGTTTTGGCTGATGAAAGAAATAAAAAACTTCTTGAACACCAACGCCGTCAAGCGGAAGCGAAAAAGCAAAAAGATCTTTCTATAGCTCAAGAGTTAGCTAATACAATTAGCGCTCTTTCCTTAACAATCCAAAAACCTGTTGGTGAAGAAGATAAAATCTTTGGAACTGTAACAACTCAAGAGCTTGCAGATGCTTTCCGCGCTGCTGGTCATGATATTGATCGTCGTATGATTACAATCATCGATGAAATTAAGCTTGTTGGTGTTTATAAAGGTTCTGTGAAACTTCACCCTGAAGTTTCTGCTCAATTTAACATTTGGGTTGTTGCTCAAAATTAA
- a CDS encoding VOC family protein, whose protein sequence is MSSFSPWVKNIGHLAIVIDDLEKGKWFFGEVLGASFFMYKGEQIMVELDSSILVAKLSKDAVDKSRQNGEFGKQVLDHYGFQSETPELVDLFFERIKSFQLEIVREPHNRSDGRAFYFRDPFGNLVEYFWYNRK, encoded by the coding sequence ATGTCTAGCTTTAGCCCTTGGGTAAAAAATATAGGTCATTTAGCAATTGTTATAGATGATCTTGAAAAAGGAAAATGGTTTTTTGGAGAAGTTCTCGGGGCAAGCTTTTTTATGTACAAGGGCGAGCAAATTATGGTTGAGTTAGACTCTTCTATACTTGTCGCTAAATTATCGAAAGATGCCGTAGATAAATCAAGACAAAATGGAGAATTTGGAAAACAAGTTCTTGATCATTATGGTTTTCAATCAGAAACCCCAGAGCTTGTTGATTTATTTTTTGAAAGAATAAAAAGTTTTCAACTTGAAATTGTCCGTGAGCCTCATAATAGATCCGATGGAAGAGCGTTTTATTTTCGCGATCCATTTGGAAACTTAGTAGAATATTTTTGGTATAATAGGAAATAA
- a CDS encoding 3,4-dihydroxy-2-butanone-4-phosphate synthase has product MELSEKYISELFSIKERLKKSLQAFKNGELILVGDDGLRENEVDLVFHAKGSTPQNVNFAITHAKGLLCVSLSHDIANRLGIGTAPNLPGGISHTNFTLSVDAKHGITSGISAKDRAHTISLMADPQATIQDFISPGHVFPLRAMNGGLLARAGHTEALYELCRMTNLPYAAAMCEVLGENGEAINPNLFTCDHKYPVFKNIPFISTVDILWNRILFENSNESVFEKNEEFIPSNLREKPIAVYLLNPKLEKSITLTTIVTIYNQNITPETTRISITNTAQSWDNSVSLSNCSVSISMFSTGNCLEKIPTCINDFCDMSAKEGLNNTKTSVKRVLSLLRSFQFINELTKNKFNLIQNINKLNFIVEEDKSFLAALLKCNEND; this is encoded by the coding sequence GTGGAACTAAGTGAAAAATACATCTCAGAATTATTTTCAATAAAAGAAAGACTAAAAAAAAGTTTACAAGCTTTCAAAAATGGAGAGCTTATTCTTGTAGGTGATGATGGCTTAAGAGAAAATGAGGTTGATCTTGTTTTTCATGCTAAAGGTTCTACCCCTCAAAATGTAAATTTTGCGATTACTCATGCTAAGGGACTATTATGCGTTTCCTTAAGTCATGATATTGCAAATCGCCTTGGAATTGGTACAGCACCAAATTTACCAGGAGGTATTTCTCATACAAACTTCACTTTAAGTGTCGATGCAAAACATGGGATAACAAGCGGAATTTCTGCAAAAGATCGAGCTCATACGATTTCACTTATGGCAGATCCCCAAGCTACAATTCAAGATTTTATTTCGCCTGGCCATGTATTTCCATTGCGCGCCATGAATGGTGGACTTTTAGCAAGAGCTGGACACACAGAAGCATTATATGAGCTTTGTCGCATGACAAATTTACCTTATGCAGCAGCTATGTGTGAAGTTTTAGGTGAAAATGGAGAAGCAATAAATCCAAATTTATTTACTTGCGATCATAAATATCCAGTATTTAAAAATATTCCTTTTATTTCAACAGTTGATATTCTTTGGAATCGTATTTTATTTGAAAATTCAAATGAATCTGTTTTTGAAAAAAATGAAGAATTCATACCTTCAAATTTAAGAGAAAAACCTATTGCTGTTTATTTATTAAATCCTAAATTAGAAAAAAGTATTACTTTAACAACTATTGTTACAATTTATAATCAAAATATAACTCCAGAAACTACACGAATATCTATAACAAACACAGCACAAAGTTGGGACAACTCCGTTTCTTTATCAAATTGTAGTGTATCTATTTCCATGTTCAGTACTGGAAATTGTTTAGAAAAAATTCCAACCTGCATAAATGATTTTTGTGATATGAGTGCTAAAGAAGGTCTAAATAATACAAAAACTTCTGTAAAAAGAGTTTTAAGCTTATTAAGAAGTTTTCAATTTATTAATGAATTAACCAAAAATAAATTCAATTTAATTCAAAATATAAATAAATTAAATTTTATTGTTGAAGAAGATAAATCCTTTTTAGCTGCCTTATTAAAATGCAATGAAAACGACTGA
- a CDS encoding DUF1573 domain-containing protein: MCFSRILKRNHFMVLLFLYLIKTTFFVFAENTTDINMQGQIPRVEFDSTRYDFGDIYRGQKLTHLYKFQNTGNGTLVFSNIHAACGCINTKIYSDDGKTSKNVFKPSESGIVSVEFNSQDFSGNIIRTITLETNMGSSSPTVTLTTTSNVLQEISSNPALLYVGKIQGEIKKTFTINMNLIGRAKVTGKPDVNDFVIKEISSSKIADSFKENILSNSEALKIIAVESNVPYLKAKLIPTIEGQPPQISVDFDEKSLPIGSINAKIKVWNNSTFYKNFEIPVIGESVGHVQASAKYVEFGVVNGSKPSERVITFKSMDKGFAITGVKVDLKKLPELKNIKDSELFDVKKDKLVLSQAASDGSVTSYLVTFKLNFPKKLNSLNIDSQASPGVNVSGFFVVKTNDPDYKEITVPFFGVLRKDP; this comes from the coding sequence ATGTGCTTTTCACGAATTTTAAAACGAAATCACTTTATGGTTTTGTTATTTCTCTACTTGATAAAAACAACTTTTTTTGTGTTTGCAGAAAATACGACTGATATTAATATGCAAGGCCAAATACCAAGAGTTGAATTTGACTCAACGCGTTATGATTTTGGAGATATTTACAGAGGTCAAAAATTAACGCATTTATATAAATTTCAAAACACAGGAAATGGAACTTTAGTATTTAGCAATATTCATGCTGCATGCGGATGTATTAATACAAAAATATATTCAGATGATGGCAAAACTTCTAAAAATGTTTTTAAACCAAGTGAAAGTGGAATCGTTAGTGTTGAATTTAATTCGCAAGATTTCTCCGGAAACATTATAAGAACAATTACTTTAGAAACAAATATGGGTTCTTCTTCGCCTACAGTTACTTTAACAACGACATCGAATGTTTTACAAGAAATTAGCTCAAATCCTGCATTGCTTTATGTTGGAAAAATTCAAGGAGAAATAAAAAAAACTTTCACTATTAATATGAATTTAATAGGAAGAGCTAAGGTAACTGGTAAGCCTGATGTAAATGATTTTGTAATTAAAGAAATCTCATCTTCAAAAATAGCTGATTCTTTTAAAGAGAATATATTATCAAATAGTGAAGCCTTAAAAATAATTGCAGTAGAATCAAATGTGCCATATTTAAAAGCCAAATTAATTCCTACGATTGAAGGGCAGCCTCCTCAAATTTCGGTTGATTTTGATGAAAAATCTTTACCAATTGGTTCTATCAATGCAAAAATTAAGGTGTGGAATAATTCTACTTTTTATAAAAATTTTGAAATTCCCGTTATTGGAGAATCCGTAGGACATGTTCAAGCTTCTGCAAAGTATGTTGAATTTGGTGTTGTAAATGGTTCTAAGCCTTCTGAAAGAGTGATTACTTTTAAATCAATGGATAAGGGCTTCGCTATAACCGGGGTTAAAGTTGATCTTAAAAAATTACCCGAATTAAAAAACATTAAAGATTCCGAATTATTTGATGTTAAAAAAGACAAATTGGTATTATCTCAAGCCGCTTCTGATGGCAGTGTGACTTCTTATTTGGTTACATTTAAATTAAATTTTCCCAAAAAATTAAATAGTTTAAATATAGACTCGCAAGCATCACCAGGGGTTAATGTTTCTGGATTTTTTGTTGTAAAAACCAATGATCCCGATTACAAAGAAATAACCGTGCCATTTTTTGGCGTATTAAGGAAAGACCCATGA
- a CDS encoding SemiSWEET transporter, producing the protein MSHNIQVYIGYLAACLTTFSFLPQAIKTIKSKCTKGISIVMYSMFTTGIFFWLLYGYLINDFIIILANLITFIFASIILFITFVNYIKNKRVNGI; encoded by the coding sequence ATGTCCCATAATATTCAAGTCTATATTGGCTATTTAGCAGCTTGTCTTACAACATTTTCTTTTTTACCCCAAGCTATAAAAACTATAAAATCAAAATGTACAAAAGGAATTTCCATTGTCATGTACTCTATGTTTACAACGGGAATATTTTTTTGGTTACTTTATGGATATCTAATAAATGATTTTATCATTATATTAGCAAATTTAATTACTTTTATTTTTGCATCTATAATATTATTTATTACTTTTGTTAATTATATAAAAAATAAGAGAGTGAATGGAATTTAA
- a CDS encoding AAA family ATPase, with amino-acid sequence MSINDNLSNILLAEKLRPTLKEQNYLLGSAKKIWERDLHQWRNTHKFHLILWGPPGSGKTTLAKLLGESCGLPFISLSAVRDGVKEIRAAVAGNALTPIVFIDEIHRLSRSQQDSLLPILEYSEAWIIGATTESPTTALSAPILSRIRCIYVSALKENEILEGLIHGFTFIKNIEKNILENKDQDYLKYIENECLPKIAKMSGGDLRFSLNLLENIIHCKNKEEENDVFNNSLKSFSDKNHYDYISAMIKSMRGSDPDAALFYAITSLDKGEDPLFIIRRCIIFASEDIGNADPQALILATSAYKAIEYVGMPEGRIPLAQCVTYLASTHKSNKAYKAIDKVRNWRIHAEENGLSIQPPVELTIKGKDKYKYPHNYENSFVMFDYLPESISNIKKKEKVAAYLPTDYGIESRFKLRLSELWRKITK; translated from the coding sequence ATGAGCATAAACGATAATTTATCAAATATACTTCTTGCAGAAAAATTAAGACCAACATTAAAGGAACAAAATTATTTATTGGGATCTGCAAAAAAAATATGGGAAAGAGATCTCCATCAATGGAGAAATACACATAAATTTCATTTAATTTTATGGGGTCCACCAGGATCTGGGAAAACAACCCTTGCTAAGCTTTTAGGCGAATCCTGTGGACTCCCTTTTATTTCATTATCAGCCGTTAGAGATGGTGTAAAAGAAATTCGGGCTGCTGTTGCAGGAAATGCATTAACTCCAATTGTTTTTATAGATGAAATTCATAGGCTAAGCCGCTCCCAACAAGATAGCTTGTTACCTATTTTAGAATATTCCGAAGCCTGGATAATCGGAGCAACAACTGAATCCCCTACTACGGCATTGAGCGCACCAATATTAAGTAGAATTCGATGTATTTATGTTTCAGCCTTAAAAGAAAATGAAATTTTAGAAGGCCTTATTCACGGATTTACTTTTATTAAAAATATAGAAAAAAATATTTTAGAAAATAAAGATCAAGATTATTTAAAATATATTGAAAATGAATGTCTCCCAAAAATCGCAAAAATGAGTGGTGGCGACCTTCGTTTTTCTTTAAATCTTCTTGAAAATATTATTCATTGTAAAAATAAAGAAGAAGAAAATGATGTTTTTAATAATTCTTTAAAATCATTTTCAGATAAAAATCATTATGATTATATAAGCGCCATGATCAAAAGTATGAGAGGAAGCGATCCCGATGCTGCCTTATTTTATGCAATCACATCTTTAGATAAAGGAGAAGATCCTTTATTTATCATAAGAAGATGTATTATTTTTGCTAGTGAAGATATAGGAAATGCAGATCCTCAAGCTCTTATTCTTGCAACAAGTGCTTATAAAGCAATTGAATATGTTGGGATGCCTGAAGGAAGAATCCCTTTAGCTCAATGTGTTACTTATTTAGCAAGCACACATAAAAGTAACAAAGCTTATAAAGCTATAGATAAAGTACGTAATTGGCGAATTCATGCCGAAGAAAATGGCCTTTCTATTCAACCCCCAGTTGAATTGACAATAAAAGGAAAAGACAAGTATAAATATCCACATAATTATGAAAACTCGTTTGTCATGTTTGATTATTTACCTGAGTCTATTTCAAATATTAAAAAGAAAGAAAAAGTAGCTGCTTATTTACCAACAGATTATGGTATAGAAAGTAGATTTAAATTAAGATTGTCAGAATTATGGAGAAAAATAACAAAGTAA
- the ftsY gene encoding signal recognition particle-docking protein FtsY has product MNNLTSDQFMIAAGVVVSAIIVLIIINIFYNRKKKIHTDSLPKEKESLRESLIDLTERKAQEHLLENKTQKKSPPVIKDVPKEVSLKESQPTHNWFDRLKGGLRKTHSQIITGLDEFFISKKDKASRAEALETLFELLVQADVGVRTSEYLVDKVKARMNAEDYSDPKIFKNILREEIFTILTATKENPKGILENPLQSLSDKKLPHIVLMVGVNGVGKTTTTGKLAYKAHLRGQKVVIGAADTFRAAAVEQLAVWAQRSNAEMIRLKEGSDPASVAFETVKKASENGSSVCLIDTAGRLQNRQDLMQELAKIGRVISKENPDAPHEVLLVLDATTGQNALQQAKVFLEVVNITGLVLTKLDGTAKGGIAIAIASELGLPIRYVGVGESVEDLEVFEAHEFVNALFAES; this is encoded by the coding sequence ATGAATAACTTAACAAGCGATCAATTTATGATTGCTGCCGGCGTTGTTGTTTCGGCCATAATAGTTCTTATTATTATTAATATTTTTTATAATAGAAAAAAGAAAATTCATACAGATTCTCTTCCAAAAGAAAAAGAATCTCTCCGTGAATCTTTAATCGATTTAACAGAACGAAAAGCACAAGAACATTTATTAGAAAATAAAACTCAAAAAAAATCACCACCTGTAATTAAAGATGTTCCTAAAGAAGTTTCTTTAAAGGAATCGCAACCTACTCATAATTGGTTTGATAGATTAAAGGGTGGATTAAGAAAAACACACAGCCAAATTATTACTGGACTAGATGAGTTTTTTATTTCTAAAAAAGATAAGGCGAGTCGTGCTGAGGCGCTTGAAACACTTTTTGAATTATTAGTTCAAGCCGATGTCGGAGTTCGTACTTCCGAATATTTGGTTGACAAAGTGAAAGCACGCATGAATGCGGAAGATTATTCCGATCCAAAAATATTTAAAAATATTTTAAGAGAAGAAATTTTTACTATTTTAACGGCCACAAAAGAAAATCCAAAAGGAATTCTTGAAAATCCTTTACAAAGTCTTTCCGATAAAAAATTACCACATATTGTGCTTATGGTTGGTGTAAATGGGGTTGGAAAAACAACAACAACTGGGAAACTTGCCTATAAAGCCCATTTAAGAGGACAAAAAGTAGTCATTGGTGCAGCCGATACTTTTAGAGCTGCTGCCGTAGAACAGCTTGCTGTTTGGGCGCAACGATCCAATGCGGAAATGATTCGTTTAAAAGAGGGCTCTGATCCCGCATCTGTTGCATTTGAAACGGTTAAAAAGGCCTCAGAAAATGGTTCCAGCGTTTGTTTAATTGATACTGCTGGAAGATTACAAAATCGACAAGATCTTATGCAAGAATTAGCTAAAATTGGACGTGTGATCTCAAAAGAAAATCCCGATGCTCCGCATGAAGTTTTATTAGTACTAGATGCCACAACAGGTCAAAATGCTCTTCAGCAAGCAAAAGTATTTTTAGAAGTTGTTAATATAACGGGTCTTGTTTTAACAAAATTAGATGGCACCGCAAAAGGTGGTATAGCAATTGCGATTGCTTCAGAGCTTGGATTGCCAATTCGTTATGTTGGGGTTGGTGAATCTGTTGAAGATCTTGAAGTATTTGAAGCACATGAATTTGTAAATGCTTTGTTTGCAGAATCTTAA